The following are from one region of the Deinococcus arcticus genome:
- a CDS encoding ABC transporter substrate-binding protein, whose product MKRALSILTLSLGMSALSSANAQTTVTFWTWYLSPKFDGYIKSTIAAFEKANPGIKVQWFDKQDSMVQDFISSVNLGNAPDVVNLNIDETQKAAQNGFLRAASDFTPAATLNRTFYAQSLRNFTQSGKVYAYPWYGWINEGVLLYNPELLQKAGLSRAPRTSSEMLSYAKTIKDKTGAFGWVPALKDPNTASFLGFFYAEGLPIYSADGRAVFNSARHAALLNQYVTLFRGGYIPEDAVRREAFQLATELYAQNRVAMIVGGPQALTRIKDTNPGLYAKTVVTNAPVGPANVQTGGSMGLVIPRASKNPEAAAKLAAFFTNNANQLAFAKVVPVVPTTLGAQTAVQFRVTSQDPIAKATGLVGASGRFINPGYRAPGNSDDLYKNFNDNIEAALLGRKTAQQALNDAAAYWNANMKK is encoded by the coding sequence CTGAGCCTTGGCATGAGCGCCCTGTCCAGCGCGAACGCCCAGACCACCGTGACCTTCTGGACGTGGTACCTGAGCCCCAAGTTCGATGGCTACATCAAGAGCACGATTGCCGCCTTTGAAAAGGCCAACCCCGGCATCAAGGTGCAGTGGTTTGACAAGCAGGACTCCATGGTGCAGGACTTTATTTCCAGCGTGAACCTGGGCAACGCGCCGGACGTGGTGAACCTGAACATTGACGAGACCCAGAAAGCTGCGCAGAACGGCTTCCTGCGCGCGGCCAGCGACTTTACACCCGCAGCCACCCTGAACCGCACCTTCTACGCCCAGAGCCTGCGCAACTTCACCCAGAGCGGCAAGGTCTACGCCTACCCCTGGTACGGCTGGATCAACGAGGGCGTGCTGCTGTACAACCCCGAGCTGCTGCAAAAAGCCGGCCTGAGCCGCGCGCCGCGCACGAGCAGCGAGATGCTGAGCTACGCCAAGACCATCAAGGACAAGACCGGCGCCTTCGGCTGGGTGCCCGCGCTGAAAGACCCCAACACCGCCTCCTTCCTGGGCTTCTTCTACGCCGAGGGCCTGCCCATCTACAGCGCCGACGGCCGGGCCGTGTTCAACAGCGCGCGCCACGCCGCCCTGCTCAACCAGTACGTGACCCTCTTCCGGGGCGGCTATATCCCCGAAGACGCGGTGCGCCGCGAAGCCTTCCAGCTGGCCACCGAACTGTACGCGCAAAACCGCGTGGCCATGATCGTGGGCGGCCCACAGGCCCTGACCCGGATTAAAGACACCAACCCTGGCCTGTACGCCAAGACTGTGGTGACCAACGCGCCTGTGGGCCCAGCCAACGTGCAGACCGGGGGCAGCATGGGCCTGGTGATTCCGCGCGCCAGCAAGAACCCCGAAGCCGCCGCCAAGCTGGCCGCCTTCTTTACCAACAACGCCAACCAGCTGGCCTTTGCCAAGGTGGTGCCGGTGGTGCCCACCACCCTGGGCGCGCAGACCGCCGTGCAGTTCCGCGTGACCAGCCAGGACCCCATCGCCAAGGCCACCGGTCTGGTGGGCGCCTCGGGCCGCTTTATCAACCCTGGCTACCGCGCGCCCGGCAACAGTGACGACCTGTACAAGAACTTCAACGACAACATTGAAGCCGCGCTGCTGGGCCGCAAGACCGCGCAGCAGGCCCTGAACGACGCCGCCGCCTACTGGAACGCCAACATGAAGAAGTAA